Genomic DNA from Vanrija pseudolonga chromosome 3, complete sequence:
GCTCCAGGAGACGAAGAACGCGTGCATGGTGCTCAACACTGCCGAGTACTGCCTCAACACATCGTTGCAGCTTGAAGACCGACTGAaggacaaggtcaaggacgagctgAAAGACTCCATCTCGTTCcaggacgagcgcgacgcgttcACTGGCGCCATGTCGCAGTGCGTCACGACCATcctccgcgagctcgagcagtcGTGCGAGCCAGCCTTCGCCGCCATCCTCAAGACGCCATGGCGTGACCTCGAGAACGTGTCGGGCCGGTCAGcgtacgtcgtcgacctggtAGGCAGCATCAAGGAGGTGGCCGAGTGTGTGCGCTCGCGCATCGAGTCAAAGAAGTACATTCGTAACTttgccgacaaggccgtcgggctcgtcaTCGCACGCTTCACACAAGCTGTGGTCAAGTCGCGCCCGCTGAAGAAGATTGGCGCCGAGCAgatcctcctcgacgtgcaggccgtcaaggcctgcctcctcgacctgcccgaACCACACCCCGAAAACGCGACCAACTCGTACGTCAAGTACGTGACCAAGAGCACGGGCCAGCTCGAGACCATGCTCAAGGTCATCCTCGCGCCCGATGACCCGCCAGAGGGTTTCGTGCAGAACTACTGCCTGTTGATTGGGGACCGGAGCTTTACAAACTTCCAGAAGGTGAGCTATCCGTGTGGGTACGAGCTGACAACAGATCCTCGACATCAAGGGCACAGCACGTTCCGACCAGCAGAAACTCCTCGACATCTTCCTCTCCGTCACCTCCAccaacgacgacctcgccgacacgTCCTTCCTCACCGCGCTCGACATGGACCCCGGCGCTGAAAACTCGGCCAAGCTCCAGTCACCCGCCACGAGCCATGTCAGCGGGCTGTTCTCGCCCACGGGCAGTGGACCGCCCACTGGCGTCCTGCCTGCGCTGTTACGCGCCGAGCCGTACTCGCCTGACGGACGGGCCGACACGCCCAAGACGTTCGGCGACTTTAGGCGCCTGGTTCAGTTTGCCACACGGCGCGAGGGCTACATGTCATAgtcacagcagcagcagcagtatAGATAGatgcacgacgacgtcgcaTATGCAATGTCTGACTGGTGTCAGGGTATCACGGGGAGTACAAGGGGTATCTGTACAGGTGGCACTGGGCATCCCCTGGAGGCTCAGGCGAGGGAGTGGGGGTTGTACAGCGAGTTCCTATGTGGTAGGCCACAGAGATGCGGAGGGCGCGATTAGTATGGCTTTTCTCCACTCAGGAGCTGGGCCGCgggggtcggcgacggcggcttggTCGTCTCCCCTGGTGGGCGGGTGCGGCCAGACGAGAAGCCGTACAAGTAGTTCTTGTAGtagttgtcgtcgagctcgttgtTGAAGTACGTCTGGCGTATCCTGAAGAAGACGGCCGCCGTGAGGAGAGAGTCGGACCCGGCCTGGTGCTGGGGGCCTATCCGCTGGACCTGGGGGTTAGCTCTATCTGATGCGGAAAACCCACTCCAAGAGACTCGGCAATCTCCTGCAAACCGCCCCTCAGCGTCTTTACAGAGCGCACAACGTGCTTGATGTCGTAGATGCAAGGGAACCAGATGAACAGGAGGCGGAAAAAGTCGTTCTCCGTCGCTGGGAGCGGCTCGCACGTCAGGATGCGCAGGAGGTAGCCAAAGTCGTAGCCGCTGGGGGTTAGCATGTCTCTTCTATGTGCAACCCACGAGTGGAACGAGACCCATTTGACGTTGGGGAACAGCACGAGTCCAGAGGTcacgagcagctcgccaaagtactcgacgtcgatgccgtcctcctcgttgcGCTTGAAGTCGATTCCCGAGTTTTTGAGCAGGTCAATCGACTCGGGCGCGTACATGTCGTCGCTGGAGGGTtagctcgagctcctcaccGCCTAAGCTCACTTCAAGTTGAACTGGAAGTTGAACTGCCAGGTCATGCCCTCGGGGCTGtggccgtcctcgtcgcatAGCGTCACGCCCAGCTGGATAATCTTGAGCATGTCGACGTTACACCGCATCGTCTGGTAGTGGTAGTCTGAGCCCGTCTTGAAGCTGCCGATCGGTCGCGCGACGATGCCTGGAAACTCGGTGTCCTGTGATGTGAGCGGGCAGGCAGGACCAAAGGGGCCAAAACGAACGCACCATCGAGACGAAGGGGTACTggtcgatggcggcgcggagggcggcaaACTCCTGCTCGAGGTTGTCTGCCCATACCTGATGTTGTCAGCCGAGGAAGGGGGGACATGGGAGGGATGGCTCCAttgctcctcggcgccgctgcttACCTCGTGGATGCCATAGTCTGATTGCCGCTGGAGGGATCCCATAGCGACGAGGGGTGTGGGGCCGGGAGGGGAGAGAAGAGGGAAGTGGGCGTGTTCTATATTCTTGATGGTGAGCACAAAGGTGGTTGATGGATTCCAAAGTGACAGCCCACTCTGGCTCTGGTCGTTGATCGATCGTCGGCAATTGACAATGGGTGGCCGTGACTTGACTGGGTGGTGCTCAATTTGCTTCCGTTACTgccaaccagccagccaggagGCAAGGTGAGTGAGCAAGGCAAGGCACCGCACGCCCGCGGGCCCGCAGTGGTGCGCGCAACTGCACCGCACACTGTCAGCCTGTCTGGCTGTGCCAGTCCCACCATGACAGGGACGATGACGACCACCTTCGTTTCGTCCTTCCTCGGACCCCACACTGTGCAAGCAGCcaacattgacgacgacgtgccgcaCCTTCTTTTACCATCACACTAAAGATAAAACCCAGCGGACACGTCTACACCCCACAAGCACCCCCTTCTGTCCTTCTCTTGATCCCCCCCCTCACTAGTCACTCTACAGGCCAGATTGCGCAACAATGGTACGTCGTGGCCCTCCCTGTTGTTACAACTCGGCACGCCCGCAGGCGCACAGCCAcagaccaccacctcctcctcctcccccaccccaaTCGCACACACGCTGACATCCAATCTACAGGCGGTGGGGAAGAAGGGCAAAAAggtcggcggcctgctttcgagcagcggcgtgtCAAAGCCCTCCAAGGTCGCCAAGGTAGGTCGTAGCGGCATCACACTCGCGCTCACCATCTCTTCAGGCCGACTGGTCGGAAGGCTTtcagaagaagaagacggcgGGCGTGCAGGATATGACGCTGCTGAGTACGATCACAAACGAGTCTATCAATGAGAACCTCAAGGCGCGGTTTCAGAACCAGGAGATCTATGTGGGTGTACTGCGGAGGGTCGGAGGGCAAGACTGACCAGCTCCAAGACCTACATCGCACATGTGCTTATCTCGGTCAACCCCTTCCGAGGTGAGTTGGACCTCTCATCAATATCAGAACTCATGGCTGACGCTCTCAGACCTCGGCATCTACACCGAGGCCATCCTCAACACGTACCGCGGCAAGAACCGCCTCGAGATGCCACCCCACGTCTTCGCCATTGCCGAGGCAGCCTATTACAAGATGACGACCGAGAAGGAGAACCAGTGTGTGATCATCTCGGGCGAGTCGGGTGCCGGCAagaccgaggccgccaagcgcaTCATGCAGTACATCGCCGCTGTGAGCGGTACCGAGAGCGGGTCGGGTATCGAGGGCATCAAGGAGATGGTGCTGGCTACCAACCCCCTTCTCGAAAGTTTCGGATGCGCGAAAACGCTGAGGAACGACAACTCTAGTCGACACGGAAAGTACCTCGAGATCATGTTCAACGACCTCGGCCAGCCCGTCGGTGCCCAGATCACAAACTATCTCTTGGAAAAGGTTAGTAGGGTGAAgcctgtggtggtggttgagcTCTGCTGACGCTCCGCCAGAaccgtgtcgtcggccagATTAAGAACGAGCGCGACTTCCACATCTTCTACCAGTTCACCAAGGGCGCTAGTGCCCAGCAGCGAGGTGAGTAGGCATGGGAGGGGCTGCGGACTGCGCTAACTCTGTCCCAGAGGAGTTTGGCCTGCAAGGCCCTGACGCGTACGCCTACACCAAGAAGAGTGGATGTCAGGACGTTGCGAGCATCGACGATGTCGCCGACTTTAGGGAGACCCTGGTGAGTAGCTCATCCCGGTGACCGGAGCCCAGCTGACACTCCAGCGTGCCATGGACATCATCGGTCTTACCCCCGACGAGCAAAACTCCATCTtccgcgtcctcgccacAATCCTCTGGATCGGTAACGTCGAGtttgtcgagggcgacgacggcaacgcTACGATCGTCGaccccggcgtcgtcgacttcgTCGCCTACCTCATGAACACCGACTCGGCCACCGTCTCGAAGGCGCTCCTCACCCGCATCATGGAGACTcagcgcggcggtcgtcgaggtgagcTAGAAACGCCATGGGACAGAGCTGACAGCCAGGATCCGTATACGAGGTTCCCCAGAACGTCCCACAAGCCTCGTCTGGTCGTGACGCTCTCGCCAAGGCTCTTTACAACAACCTCTTCGAGTGGATTGTCGGCCGCGTCAACGTGTCGATGAAGCCCCAGTCCCGGCACTCCTACGTCATTGGTGTCCTTGATATCTACGGTTTCGAAATCTTCCAGGACAACAGCTTTGAGCAGCTCTGCATCAACTACGTCAACGAGAAGCTCCAGCAGATCTTTATCGAATTgacgctcaaggccgagcaggaggagtACGTTCGCGAGCAGATCAAGTGGACGCCCATCAAGTTCTTCGACAATGCCGTCGTGTGTGACCTTATCGAGGGCAAGCGTCCTGCCGGTATCTTCTCCACCTTGAACgatgccactgccactgcccaCGCCGACCCCTCGGCTGCCGACAATGCATTCATGCAGCGCTCCAACATGCTGTCGTCCAACCCCAACTTTGAGCCCCGTGGCAACAAGTTCTTGATCAAGCACTacgccggcgacgtgctcTACAACGTTCCTGGCATGACCGACAAGAACAAGGACACGCTCAGCAAGGACATCCTGACCCTCATTGAGGGCGCCAAGGACCCCTTCCTTCACACTCTCTTCCCCGACAAGGTTGACCACGACTCGAAGAAGCGTCCCCCAACTGCTGGTGACAAGATCAGGGTAGGTGCCAAGTACACGACATCACCTGACATTCACAGCAATCGGCCAACGAGCTTGTTACCAACCTCAAGCAGTGCCAGCCCCACTATATCCGTACCATCAAGCCGAACCAGAACCGGTCGCCCACCGAGTATGACGACAAGGCCATTCTCCACCAGATCAAGTACCTTGGTCTGCAGGAGAACATTCGTGTCCGTCGTGCTGGTTTCGCGTACCGTGCGGACTTCCAGAAGATGGTGGAGCGATTCTACCTCCTCTCGCCGAGCACATCGTACGCAGGTGACTACATCtgggacggcgacgcgaggtCGGGCTGTGAGCGCATTCTCACCGACGCCAAGATTGCCAAGGACGAGTGGCAGATGGGTGTTACCAAGGCGTTCATCAAGAACCCCGAGACCCTCTTCTACCTTGAGGGCGAGCGTGATCGCTACTGGCACACCATGGCCAGCAGGATTCAGCGCGCATGGCGTGCGTACGTCCGTCGCAAGCACGAGGCTGCGACCAAGATCCAGCGTTTCTGGCGTGGTCAGAAGGACAACCTTGTGTTTGCGGCCAAGCGCGACTACGGCCACCAGGTGCTCGCTGGAAGGAAGGAGCGCCGCAGGTtctcgctcctcggcatgcGCAAGTTCATGGGCGACTACCTCGACGTTGGTGGCCGTTCGCCTCAGGGCGAGCTCCTgcgcggtgccgccggcatcaGCGCGGCTGAGACTGTAGGCTTCAGCTCGCGTGGTGAGATCCTCGTTTCCAAGCTCGGTCGCTCGAGTAAGCTCAGCCCGCGCTTCTTCATCGTCACGGACAAGGCGTTTTACATTGTTGTCTCGGCTGCCAAGGACGGCCGCGTTTCGACCACCCTTGAGCGCAAGATCCCTCTCTCGACGATCCGCGCCATCTCGATGACCAATCTGCGGGATGACTTCATCATCCTCAACGTCAACCCgtgcgaggagggcgacccGGTCATGACCTGCGCGTTCAAGACTGAGCTCACATGCGTCATCCTCACGGAGGTTGGTGGCAACCTTTCTGTCAACATTGGCCCTACGATCGAGTacgccaagaagaaggacaagaaggcgTCGATCAAGGCCGTCAAGGGTGGTGGAGTTGGCGACGCGGTCTACAAGAGCCACACCATCACTGTTGGCCAGGGTGAGGCCCCCAACAGCGTCTCCAAccccatgccgccgcgcaagcccaaggccaagaaggcgccTAAGGCCGCCCCGGCGGCCTACGCTGGACGGTCTGCGAACCGCCCTGTGGCTCGCCAGCTCCCTGGTGCTACCAAGCCCTCGGCTCCCGACGGTatccctgctgctgctcctgcggcggtggcagctCCTGTATCGActggtcgagctgctcctcctgccaACCTGGTCGCTGCACTCGGTGGCGGCAGAGCAGTTCCTCCTGCCGCaggcgctgcccgcgctgTGCCACCTCCCGCCTCTGGAGGACGCGGTGcacctccacccccgccccctccgcctccacctcccgccgcgccggctgctCCACCAAAGGAGCTGTACAAGGCGCTGTACGCCTTCCAGGGTCAGGACGGCGAGATGTCCCTtgtcaagggcgacgaggtcgaggtcaaggagaaggacgacaaCGGATGGTGGATGGTTGTCAAGAATGGGCAGGAGGGTTGGGCTCCATCCAACTACCTCAAGCTCATCGAGCAGCCTgctgcccctcctcctccgcccccaGTGGCCAAGCGCTCCAtccccgcgccgcctgccgcgcccgtcgcACCCGCagcggccggcggcatcgctggcctcgcggccgcgctcaacgGTCGCACAAACGGCAGCGGGGCGTCGACGCCTGGGTCTTCGCCAGGCGGCTCGCGCCCCACGTCAGCGATcggaggccgcggcgcaccacccgcgctcaaggccaagcccgtCATCCCTCCCAAGCCCGGAGCGAAGCCGGCGGTAGGCGGCAAGCCTCCTGTCCCCGCCGTCAACCgggcaccagcggcggcggcatctAGCGGCCCCGGGCAGGTCAatcgccctgctgctgctggcggccaGCTGgaccttgctgctgctctacGCAAGCGGgctgcgcagcagcagtagaGCGACACGACTGTTACGCTCCTGAAGATAGATTATTAAGTAAAGGAACTTGGCCTTGTACGAGTATCTAGTATGGCGATGCACGAATTGACGGATTGCGGCGGACTGGGTATGGCCATGGGGCAGTGGGTATGAATGCATGCGGGTGTGGTGTACGGAACAGGGTTGAGTTTTGGTTTGCGAGACTGGGAAGTCAGCCTCGTCACCGAAAGAGCAGCATCACACCTCCCCGCACCACCCAACTACTCACCTATGCGTTCGACGGCCTCTCCCACTCGTAGTTCCACGCCTTGCCGCGCGTCTCTGTCGGGACCCAAGCCTCGCGAGGGATGAGGCCGGGGACGCGGTTCTCGATGAAGACGGACTCGGCAGTCTTGCGCTTGCCCTGTGCGATgccctgcgcggcggcggcgtacgcggcCGAGGCCTGCGAGATGCGGACCATGGCCGAGTCGTACACCTGGCGgttgacgccgccggccttggtgacggcgtcgagctcgtcgcacGCAGCAGTCAAGCTGGCAAACTTTgcctcgagggcgcgctTGCGGGCCTCGGTCTCGCGCCGCCTGAGGAGCTGGTACGCGCGCTCGATCGTCTCGTGCGCCTCGTGGCTGGGGAGCACCGCCTCGATACGCGCGAGGTGGttgccgtgccgtgcgccCACTGGGCTTGCGGAGCCGGGAGCAGCCGAGTTGCCCGGGTAGAGCACCTCgcggaggacgtcgaggcgcgagtcggtcggcgcAGCGTCGTGTGGGttgcccttggccttctggTCGCCTGcccaggaggaggcggcctGGCGCACCATCgtgggcgcgagcgcggcgcggcgtgatgTCGTGGCGAgcatggtgtggtggggaGGGTGGTATGAAGTAACTCGAGGTCACTTGGCAAAGAAGTCGAGATCGGAAATCTCGCGATCTCGGGGGCCTCAGGGTCGCCACGTGTGCTGCGCGTGGCGGGTTTCGACGGGGGCAGATTGTGCCGAGTGtggcggtgggtgtgggATACGAGCTGGATGCACGGAGAGCCGAGCTGGTGACTATGCATAGGCGATCGGGGATACTGGGATCCAGCACGTAGCTGAATAAGACGAGGCAGAACTATTTCTCAGCAGCGTGTGGATGATGCATGTCTCGGTGCAATGTGCGTCGGCGTGTTCACGACCTCGCCTTTGTCTGAGCTCCGGCACCCAGCCCCGGCTCAACATTAGTCCCAATACCaccctcgcaccaccacagTAAATGTCACAGATACATGTCTATCAGGGTCTAATCTAGCTACTACTCTCGCCTAGTCTAGTTGACGAGGACGTAGCGGAACTTGGCCTTGCCGGCGTACATGTCGTTGACGGTCTGGGTCGCCTCGGACATGGGGCGGGTCTCGATCCAGGGGCGGATGTTGCTCTCGACAGCGAGCTTGAACATGTCCTCGATCTCCTTGGGCGAGCCGATCAGGCTGCCGGTGACGGtcttgccgaggagcgacCAGCCCATGCGGGGGAGGCCGTCGTTGGGGAGGCCGACCGAGATGAACTGGCCGCGGGCCttgaggagggggaggtacAGGTCGTTGAGGGGCATGTCGTCCTGGTCCGAGGTGGAGAGGATCATGTCGAAgctggcggcgtgctcggcgagcaccttctcggcgccgtcgtgcgtGTTGATGAAGccggtcgcgccgagcgtggccgcgtcggcgcgcttaCGGTCCGAGTGGGAGATGGCGTAGACCTCGGCACCGAGGGCCTTGGCGAActggacgccgaggtggcccAGGCCGCCGATACCGATGATGCCGACCTTCTTTCCAGCCTTGGCGCCGTAGTACGAGAGAGGAGCGTAGACGGTCACGCCGGCACACAGGAGCGGCGCAGCGACCTCGGAGGGGATGCCGTCGGGGATCTTGACGGCGAAGTGGCCCGGGCCCTGGTAGTAGTCGGCATAGCCGCCCTGGGTGTACGGCtggacggcgtcgccggtggGGCCCTGGTAGGTGCCGACCCAGCCCTTGATGCAGTAGGGCTCCTCGTGGTTCTTGCAGTTGACGCACTCGCCGCACGAGGCGCCCTGGGCTCCGACACCGACacggtcgccgacggcgtgggtCGAGTTCTTGCCCGCGCGGACGACGTGGCCGACAATCTCGTGGCCAGTGATCGCGGGGAActggtcgtgctcgccccaGCCGCAGGTCATGACGTGGAGGTCGGtctgggggtgggtgttaGCGAGCGAAACTAGACAGGCGCGAAAGAGAACACTTACGCCACAAACACCGCACGCGTCAATCTTGATGATgacatcctcctcggtgaACGCGCGGGGAGTGTACTTGGTCTCGTGGAGGTCAAAGTTCTTGGGGTCCTGCTTCTTGAGCGCGGCCTGGCCGGTGAACTGGGCGGGGATGGTggcggacatggtggtgAGGTGGAGTTTTGGAGTTGTTGAGTTGAGTTGGGAGATGCGTTGTGATGCGAGGGGCTGGAACTGATTCTGATGGGTCTGAGAACGATCTACATGGCCGCTCTTTATACTCTCCGCGCTGCTCACTGGCCGCGTTCAAACTTGTCaacatcgtcgtcgtagaAGCCACTCGGCGGTGGACGGACGAGTGGAGGAGATTCCGCAGGGTGGAGGAgcctccaccacccatcGCTTATCGCCCCTGGCTGGTGACGTCCGCAGTATCGCAATGGTAAACCGAGCCGGCGGTCCACTACCGCGCTGACTCATCGGAGCGCGAGTGCATGAGCTCatgcgctgcgccgtcgatgacggcgatgacggcggaGAGGGCAGGGGGAGTGTCGGCGTCCGAAATCTTCCTCaccccgacggcgacacgTGCGCATGCCGCGATGCCGACCGCGCAGCCGCGTCTCGTGCGCGGTGAACGCGGGCGGGCCAGTGCTCCGGAGAGCAGATCGGTGCAGAAGTATCAGGAGCATGAGTCACATGTCGGCCCTGGTGCGGCGCTGCATCATAGCAGCAGTGCTCGCCACGTCGCCACCCCGCTCCACTGAAAACTTTTCAGCACTGCCACATCCGCCCAGCCGCGATCCCGCGCGGCACATtacgacgcgcgccgccatctTATCGTGCTTATCAAGCACCGCGGTCGGGTCGTCACCGATGCTTGTTTCGGTTTGTGGGAGAGATCCAGGCCTGGTCTTGATCTGATGCACGTGTGGACGCTGGCTGCCTTGGCACGGTGCTACACAGTGTGCTCGCTGATCTCACCGTGGCGTTGCGGACGGGTGGAGGGCAATCATGGACGGGCGATAATCTGATTACCAAGTTATCTCGGTTTACATCCCGTGGAGTCAGCCGTCCATCCGACTATGTAGCTTGGCTTTGCAGGCGCAGTGAGGTGTCAACCGCGTACAACATATCGTTGGCTCGCAAGAGCTTAGCAGCCaccctgctgctggccgcggcACAGAGCGGTAAGTGGCGGCtgagcggcgcagcgcatGAACACTTCAGCTGCCAATCGTGCCTTCGTGCAGACCAGCGACACAAGTCTTCCGCCGGTCCTTCGAGCCTATTCCCGCTGCTCTAAGTGCATAGTGTCGCCGACACAGACAATGGGCCGTGCGGCTGGCAGGCTGGACTGATCGGCGAAGCCCGTCGCCACGACGTCATGGACATGAGCACAGCAGCGTTTCACAACAACGGGCACTCAGCGTCAGCCCGTTCGTTCATTGCACTCGACTTCCACGTCGCCAGTTGACTCCTAACCACTGATGTCAGCACCACACCGCATGCAACATGCGGCGACTGCTGGGCCCCAGGATTGTGCTCGCAGCAGTCCTACTCGTCCCGCTGCTGGCCCTGCTCAtacagcgcggcgcggtgtcCTCGTACCTCACTCcctcgcagccgccgccgttcagtgacagcgccgagctccggATCGGGCCGGTGCCGTATGGCGGGCACAACAACTACCTCTACCGCGATAGCACGACCGcggtccagctcgtcgtttCGGCGTAGCCTCACTGCTGGGTGGCAACACTGATACAGCAGGCATGGCTCGACCCAACCACctcgcctgctcggcgcctTCCCGCAAGACAACGCGGGGTTCCTGACCTCCTTCACCAGCCAGTCCCCGATATCAGTCACCCTCGACCTGGGCAGCCTCACGAGCGTGCGAGGCGCCGACCAACAGTCTGGCATCTCGGGCGTGCTCGCCTTCTCCGGCGACTTCCGCCTTCGGCGTGTCCTTACGTGCGTGCTTGTCGGGGTACGACTGACCCACAGTTGGCGGTGTGCGCGCCATCCGTGACTATGTCGACGGTACCGATACCCTGTCCTCTGCCTTCGCACCGTTCTACGTCCCCGGCAAGAACGGCTTCTGGTACGGCCGCCAGTGGTACGACAACCGCACGACGCAGTGGCTCCACTTCGAAGCGGCGCACAACGCGGTTTTCAAAGTGGCACAAGCGGCGGAGGACACACTTCCCTCCATTCGCGTGGCGCGCTGGAACAAGTGGGGCCCGGCGCGGATCCGCTTCACCGCGACCTTcaactcgtcgtccccgcAAATGGTTGGCCTTAGCCCCGCCGAGGTTTTGGCccagccctcgtcctccgacagccccgtccgccgccgcgtgctcgaggcgatTCGGGACAACGCTACGGCGATCACGGCCCAGCTCTCCTTCCTGACCTACGATTCCGTctccctcggcggcgggtggcgcTACCTCACCTGTACGAGAGCTACCTGTGCCATGCTAACATGCAGACATGGGCAGGGATACCCTCATcgcgctcaagctcctcATGCCTGTTCTCTCGCCACACGCCATTGAGATCATCCTCACGGCGGTGATTGAGCGCTTCCAGGCGGACGGGGACGACCGCAGCATGGTGTGCCACGAGGAGCTGGTAAGTGAGCTAAGACGTACTCTGCTGACTGAGTGGTGCCAGGTGGGCGACTATGCGTCATACAGTGAGTGTGGCACAAGACCCCCCGACTGACGGCCAGAACTCCAGAACAACAGCCAGTCGAGATGCAACTACGATGTGTCCGACACTCACTTCCTCCTTCTtcccgtcctcgccgactaCTTTGACACAGCCGGAACGGCCCGAGCAGCGGCCTTCCTGGCCCGCAACCACTCGTCAGGGGCAGGGACGTACAGCGACATCGTCACCAAACACGCCTCGATGGTCATGCGCCACGTGTTCAACTACCACATCAAGACTCAGGCGCACAACATGAACGGGTACTTTGACGGCGGCAACTGGCGCGACTCACCGGCCGGGAACGGGCACGCGCGATGGTTCTTTGACGTGAACGGTCGGTAAATGCCGGCTCCGCTGGCGGAAGGACTGACATGTCAGCTGGGATGATCCCCGCGTCGGTGCGCGCGATCCAGTGCCTCATCAACGACGGTCTTATCGGTACCGGGAACGGAACTATCTATGCCCTGTCAAGGGCGGACAGTATTGCCAGCAAGTATGAGTCCTATTGCCCGGAGACGTTCCAGGCGGTGAGTCTCACAgagggcgagtgcgagtgcgaggccCTGCTCAAGGACTACATCGACGAACTTGGCCTGTCCACTTCACTACTGTACGGCGCGGGCTCGCTCAATGCCACCGGCACCCCAGGGGCGGGGTGGAACGACCCCGATCAGGTCGTGACCGAGGGATATTCAAGGGGCTTCTACTCGCTCGTATCGGAACACGACAGAAAGGGGCACATTCTCCACTCAGATATTGCCTTCCCTCTACTGTACAGCACCCACGTTCCGGCCGAGCTCAtccgcggcacggcgcgtgcGCTACAACCGTACCCGCGCGGGCTGCTCAC
This window encodes:
- the ADH6_0 gene encoding NADP-dependent alcohol dehydrogenase 6 gives rise to the protein MSATIPAQFTGQAALKKQDPKNFDLHETKYTPRAFTEEDVIIKIDACGVCGTDLHVMTCGWGEHDQFPAITGHEIVGHVVRAGKNSTHAVGDRVGVGAQGASCGECVNCKNHEEPYCIKGWVGTYQGPTGDAVQPYTQGGYADYYQGPGHFAVKIPDGIPSEVAAPLLCAGVTVYAPLSYYGAKAGKKVGIIGIGGLGHLGVQFAKALGAEVYAISHSDRKRADAATLGATGFINTHDGAEKVLAEHAASFDMILSTSDQDDMPLNDLYLPLLKARGQFISVGLPNDGLPRMGWSLLGKTVTGSLIGSPKEIEDMFKLAVESNIRPWIETRPMSEATQTVNDMYAGKAKFRYVLVN
- the MYO1 gene encoding Myosin-1, translated to MAVGKKGKKVGGLLSSSGVSKPSKVAKADWSEGFQKKKTAGVQDMTLLSTITNESINENLKARFQNQEIYTYIAHVLISVNPFRDLGIYTEAILNTYRGKNRLEMPPHVFAIAEAAYYKMTTEKENQCVIISGESGAGKTEAAKRIMQYIAAVSGTESGSGIEGIKEMVLATNPLLESFGCAKTLRNDNSSRHGKYLEIMFNDLGQPVGAQITNYLLEKNRVVGQIKNERDFHIFYQFTKGASAQQREEFGLQGPDAYAYTKKSGCQDVASIDDVADFRETLRAMDIIGLTPDEQNSIFRVLATILWIGNVEFVEGDDGNATIVDPGVVDFVAYLMNTDSATVSKALLTRIMETQRGGRRGSVYEVPQNVPQASSGRDALAKALYNNLFEWIVGRVNVSMKPQSRHSYVIGVLDIYGFEIFQDNSFEQLCINYVNEKLQQIFIELTLKAEQEEYVREQIKWTPIKFFDNAVVCDLIEGKRPAGIFSTLNDATATAHADPSAADNAFMQRSNMLSSNPNFEPRGNKFLIKHYAGDVLYNVPGMTDKNKDTLSKDILTLIEGAKDPFLHTLFPDKVDHDSKKRPPTAGDKIRQSANELVTNLKQCQPHYIRTIKPNQNRSPTEYDDKAILHQIKYLGLQENIRVRRAGFAYRADFQKMVERFYLLSPSTSYAGDYIWDGDARSGCERILTDAKIAKDEWQMGVTKAFIKNPETLFYLEGERDRYWHTMASRIQRAWRAYVRRKHEAATKIQRFWRGQKDNLVFAAKRDYGHQVLAGRKERRRFSLLGMRKFMGDYLDVGGRSPQGELLRGAAGISAAETVGFSSRGEILVSKLGRSSKLSPRFFIVTDKAFYIVVSAAKDGRVSTTLERKIPLSTIRAISMTNLRDDFIILNVNPCEEGDPVMTCAFKTELTCVILTEVGGNLSVNIGPTIEYAKKKDKKASIKAVKGGGVGDAVYKSHTITVGQGEAPNSVSNPMPPRKPKAKKAPKAAPAAYAGRSANRPVARQLPGATKPSAPDGIPAAAPAAVAAPVSTGRAAPPANLVAALGGGRAVPPAAGAARAVPPPASGGRGAPPPPPPPPPPPAAPAAPPKELYKALYAFQGQDGEMSLVKGDEVEVKEKDDNGWWMVVKNGQEGWAPSNYLKLIEQPAAPPPPPPVAKRSIPAPPAAPVAPAAAGGIAGLAAALNGRTNGSGASTPGSSPGGSRPTSAIGGRGAPPALKAKPVIPPKPGAKPAVGGKPPVPAVNRAPAAAASSGPGQVNRPAAAGGQLDLAAALRKRAAQQQ
- the Cnot7_1 gene encoding CCR4-NOT transcription complex subunit 7, producing MGSLQRQSDYGIHEVWADNLEQEFAALRAAIDQYPFVSMDTEFPGIVARPIGSFKTGSDYHYQTMRCNVDMLKIIQLGVTLCDEDGHSPEGMTWQFNFQFNLNDDMYAPESIDLLKNSGIDFKRNEEDGIDVEYFGELLVTSGLVLFPNVKWVSFHSGYDFGYLLRILTCEPLPATENDFFRLLFIWFPCIYDIKHVVRSVKTLRGGLQEIAESLGVQRIGPQHQAGSDSLLTAAVFFRIRQTYFNNELDDNYYKNYLYGFSSGRTRPPGETTKPPSPTPAAQLLSGEKPY
- the Cnot7_1 gene encoding CCR4-NOT transcription complex subunit 7 — encoded protein: MGSLQRQSDYGIHEVWADNLEQEFAALRAAIDQYPFVSMDTEFPGIVARPIGSFKTGSDYHYQTMRCNVDMLKIIQLGVTLCDEDGHSPEGMTWQFNFQFNLNDDMYAPESIDLLKNSGIDFKRNEEDGIDVEYFGELLVTSGLVLFPNVKWVSFHSWVAHRRDMLTPSGYDFGYLLRILTCEPLPATENDFFRLLFIWFPCIYDIKHVVRSVKTLRGGLQEIAESLGVQRIGPQHQAGSDSLLTAAVFFRIRQTYFNNELDDNYYKNYLYGFSSGRTRPPGETTKPPSPTPAAQLLSGEKPY